In Meleagris gallopavo isolate NT-WF06-2002-E0010 breed Aviagen turkey brand Nicholas breeding stock chromosome 3, Turkey_5.1, whole genome shotgun sequence, one DNA window encodes the following:
- the CTHRC1 gene encoding collagen triple helix repeat-containing protein 1 encodes MAPSAGVQGAFGQRSQTLGLDLGWSCEELGVELSDPSGSLPTLGIFYDSITAGFLLYFCCLRFACLLSKLCPLFQYNGVCLQGPSGVPGRDGSPGTNGIPGTPGIPGRDGPKGEKGECMRESIEESWTPNFKQCSWSALNYGIDLGKIAECTFTKMRSNSALRVLFSGSLRLKCRSACCQRWYFTFNGAECAGPLPIEAIIYLDQGSPELNSTINIHRTSSVEGLCEGINAGLVDIAIWVGTCSDYPRGDASTGWNSVSRIIIEELPK; translated from the exons atggccccgaGTGCCGGAGTTCAGGGAGCGTTTGGGCAGCGCTCTCAGACACTGGGTTTGGATTTGGGGTGGTCCTGTGAGGAGCTGGGAGTTGAACTCAGTGATCCCTCTGGGTCCCTGCCTACtcttgggatattctatgattctatcacaGCAGGGTTTCTTTTGTACTTTTGTTGTTTGCGTTTTGCTTGTCTGCTCAGCAAGCTCTGCCCTCTCTTTCAGTACAACGGCGTCTGCCTGCAGGGCCCCAGCGGCGTCCCCGGGCGGGACGGGAGCCCTGGAACCAACGGGATCCCGGGGACACCGGGAATCCCGGGGCGGGACGGGCCCAAAGGAGAAAAGGGTGAGTGCATGCGGGAGAGCATTGAGGAGTCCTGGACGCCCAACTTCAAGCAGTGCTCGTGGAGTGCGCTGAACTACGGCATAGACCTGGGGAAAATAGCG GAATGTACGTTCACAAAGATGCGCTCCAACAGTGCTCTCAGAGTCCTTTTCAGTGGATCGCTCCGACTGAAGTGCCGAAGTGCCTGTTGTCAGCGCTGGTACTTCACTTTCAATGGAGCAGAATGCGCCGGGCCGCTTCCCATCGAAGCCATAATATATTTAGATCAAGGCAGTCCAGAGCTGAATTCTACTATCAACATACACCGAACCTCCTCAG TGGAAGGTCTGTGTGAAGGGATCAACGCCGGCTTGGTGGACATTGCCATTTGGGTTGGGACTTGCTCCGACTACCCCAGGGGAGATGCTTCTACTGGATGGAATTCAGTCTCCCGTATCATCATTGAAGAACTGCCGAAATAA
- the SLC25A32 gene encoding mitochondrial folate transporter/carrier produces the protein MTTVWKREGLRGLYQGVTPNMVGAGASWGLYFFFYNAIKAYKKEGKLESLTATEHLVSAAEAGAMTLCITNPIWVTKTRLVLQYDAGVDPSKRQYAGMSDALVKIYKTEGIRGLYKGFVPGLFGTSHGALQFMAYEDLKQRYNKYRNRVSDTKLNTAEYIMMAAVSKIFAVTATYPYQVVRARLQDQHNRYSGVLDVIRRTWRKEGIHGFYKGIVPNVIRVTPACCITFVVYENVSGFLLGFRKENN, from the exons ATGACCACTGTCTGGAAGCGTGAAGGACTACGAGGCTTGTACCAAGGGGTAACTCCCAACATGGTGGGAGCAGGGGCTTCCTGGggactttattttttctt TTACAATGCCATCAAAGCttataagaaggaagggaagctgGAAAGTCTCACTGCAACCGAACACCTGGTGTCAGCTGCAGAGGCAG GAGCCATGACTCTCTGTATTACAAACCCAATATGGGTAACGAAGACGCGACTTGTATTACAGTATGACGCTGGTGTTGATCCATCAAAGCGACAGTACGCAGGAATGTCTGATGCTCTTGTGAAGATATACAAGACAGAGGGCATACGTGGCTTGTATAAG ggatTTGTTCCTGGTTTGTTTGGAACTTCACATGGAGCACTTCAGTTCATGGCATATGAGGATTTGAAACAGAGATAcaacaaatacagaaacagaGTGTCAGATACAAAATTg aACACTGCAGAATACATAATGATGGCAGCTGTATCCAAAATATTTGCTGTAACAGCAACGTATCCCTATCAAGTTGTACGGGCTCGTCTTCAAGATCAGCATAATAGATACTCTGGTGTGTTAGATGTGATCCGCAGGACATGGAG gaaagaaggaattcATGGATTTTACAAAGGAATTGTCCCCAATGTGATCAGAGTGACTCCTGCGTGCTGCATTACCTTTGTAGTTTATGAAAATGTGTCAGGTTTTCTACTTggttttagaaaagaaaataactaa